In Montipora capricornis isolate CH-2021 chromosome 4, ASM3666992v2, whole genome shotgun sequence, the DNA window CCGCCCTATGTCCCGCCCTATGTCCCCCCCTTGCCGGCTtgacattgataggtgcataatcaGAAAATTATGAAAGGTAGCTGAGAATACTATACACCCCTTACTGACAATCAAGGCAAGTAAAACAACACAGGGTTTAAAAGGGATGAGAGCGGCACTGTTGTCTCGGTACTTTTTCCTTTGCTGGTATCTTTGGAAGATGACATTTGGTctattatacatgtatgcatgCCGGAAATGtgattttaaaataaactaCAATAAGCCACGGGAGTTCAATAAATTCGAGAGGTTTTTAGCTATTAGACTTCCTGGCGATTGGTAACCccaattaaagaaataaaatagaGATAAACCGAAGTCCTCTGGGAATTaggtatccaaaaggaaattCACACATCACTTCATAGCTACATCGTGTGTTTTACGAATACAAATTTAGGACATTGCCATCAAATGTAGCCAGAATTTCATGGCCTGATAGGACAGGAACTCAAAACTTGATCTTTTCATACTTACTGATTCTGTGTTTGTCCGTCGCGGCGGCGGTAACCTCTTCCATTTCGGTCTCGCAACAAAGGTGCCACTTGAGTAAGGACACTTCGGTTCGTCATGGCAGAAAAGTCGTCATGTTTTGTGATGCAGCTAATTGGTTCGATGCTTCCATCGAACATAAGTTTTTGCCCTGCCTGAGCGATCTCTCGGCAGCATCTATATTCCACGGCGTCAGTAAGATTCTCAATTGCGCATTCTTTACATTTGCACCTTACAAAGCAAACAAAGGGCAAGTATAAATCAGAATATAGTCCCAGCAAGGTGCGAAGAAACGAAATCCATCGCTTCCAGCTGATGCAACGAAGGGTTCATCGGGAGAATAAAAGAGAAAACTCACCATTCGTTTAAAGGTACTTCTCTTTCCAATCTAGACCTTAAAACTGCTGGGGAAAGACCATCCTGGTCTTCTTCAGCGTCCTCCTCTTCATCACTCGTGTGAGCTGGCGGTTCGTCCGCGTAAGGTTGGACTTGTCCAAGTACCTCCATTTCTTCCGATGAATCGCTACTAGACTGTTGGTCGCTTGAAATGGATGCCGAAGATGAAATCTGATCGTCACTATCAGACATAGTTGCAGGGAAATCAAAGGAAACAGTAATTTGGCGGAGAGGTTTTCACTATGCAGCACACAAAAACCATGTGTAAACAAAGCGCTTGAACCACCAACTACGTCATCAGTGCCAAACTCGTTCCCAGTTTCCGGAGACACCGATTACGTTTAACTCAGGGACTTTGAGCAAGAAAAAAgcggttttatttttcttttcttgaaatttcttttgtcATTCCGTAATAAGGACATAATAGGCtacaaaattatgcaaaaaaaatttttacttcataggcactttaaaatgGCATCTTTTTCGGTCTTTTGGACTGGATTGACCACCGAAAGTCATCGCGAAGGTATCAGCACATGTCAGCACAATTACCACAGGACAACCAACAAGTACTTCCCTAGCAGTTTCAGATGAATTTCCGCAGAAATTCTTTGTCTTGAGATTAGTAATTGTAATGTCAATAAATGCAGTCATGGGAGagaaaatcctgcattttatTTATGCTCATCGTGCCAACAAGTATCTGTACGTTTTGTTggtaatatttttatttctatctACCGTCATGAAACAAGTACACTACCATACCCTATTTCCTATTTCAGgttacatttttcaaattaaattatatCTTGCGTTAACACAACATCAGAAAGTGGAAAATTTACTTGCCGAAAGTTTCTCTGAAACGAAATGAGATATCCGGAACTGGACAAAATGGGAGATCAAGAACGACTTGAAATTTTACACTCTGACTTCGACCCAGGCCTAAAACATGAAACAAGGATAGACAGAATGATGGGTGGGGTCGCATATAATTTTTAATTCACCAAAGTAATGTGAGGGGTGCTTGAGAATTTCAATAAACATTATTAATAATATGATCATTAAAATTTATATTGTAATAGAATACACAATCCAAAAGACAATACTCGGCTGAAATTAACAGGTGCATGACTTTACCAATGCTTCCAGCAACTCTATGTATGGCTTCTTCCTTTTCTGCTTTATCTTTGAAGTGTCAATTTCGAAATGCTCGCAGATGTCCTGCAACATCGTTATCGAAAACTTTGAAAGTTTTGATGCGGCAGCCATTTCACAGATGTTGTAGGACTGATATGTGATTGGGTGTTGGATTCAGATCTCATTCATCACGTCATGACGCATCTTCTCAAGGTCTTTCTCAGCCATGGCGGAGAGCGCATCGTCTtggtcgtcatcatcatcagtgaGGTTCGAGGTTGATGGAACTTGAATGGATTTTTTGGCGGAAAGACGGGAAAAGAAGCCGGTAATCTGCAGTGATGTCAGGTATTCATCTGATTTGAAGAGAAAGGAGCCATCTGCATTGCGCGCTTTTCTCATTGACTTTGACACGTCGCTGGCATCCGCTTTTCGTCCTGTCTCCTCGCCAAAATGAAATAGGTCGCTGAAGTAGATcttttgcttttcatttaaaCGTCTGCTTGTAGCAGTATGCTTGAGCGTCCATCCCATTTTTGCCGAAGGTACCTCCACTAATTCTTCAGAAGTGATGGCCTCATGATGCTGTTCAATAGATGCAGTCCCACTTTCGAGATTTTCAGCATAACGTAGCATTGCCATGTCAAGTAAAGACTCTCTCTCCAGGGTGTACTTGTGTCTTTCCCCGTCTAAAGGTTTCTGCAGGGATGAAAATCTTTGAAAGCTTTTCACACATCCATCTTCAGGGCAAGTGAAATTGCCTGGGCGTAACGTCAGAGAACAGGACGTCACTCCCAAGGACGTCGCTTGAGGGTTGAGGGATGGTAGTTCAGTAATGTCTTTTAGAGGAAACCCACTAAAGGGAAGGTTTTTACCATCTCCAACTTGATAAGTTCTCCAAAccttcattttttctttgtcaaattCGATGTCATTGATAAGGCTCACACCCTCCCATTTTGGAAAAGGATCGGGGTCAGGAATAGTTAGGAGACCACAGAGTACAGTAGCAACACCACGTACACCACCATTGGATTCCATTGCTAATTTCATGTCTTCTGCATTTGATATGTCATGGCCGGAGTTAAGGTATGATCTCATGTGGTTCTTTATAGTAGCAGCTTTGCGAT includes these proteins:
- the LOC138046497 gene encoding uncharacterized protein; protein product: MSDSDDQISSSASISSDQQSSSDSSEEMEVLGQVQPYADEPPAHTSDEEEDAEEDQDGLSPAVLRSRLEREVPLNEWCKCKECAIENLTDAVEYRCCREIAQAGQKLMFDGSIEPISCITKHDDFSAMTNRSVLTQVAPLLRDRNGRGYRRRDGQTQNQFLRAVAYRWLVRWICGYMGWDNARPLPACVYEDIRQKFQSAQVHGYQSAEQRN